Proteins encoded within one genomic window of Rhizobium favelukesii:
- a CDS encoding ABC transporter permease yields MSSSELSSTPKERPRAQSRAGVGRPPSAFRIGDPISGQSFFLIAVAVFALLFAVWWVATVTGWVKPIFLPSPGAVWVKMVELAMDGTLWTDAGISIYRMLVGFLIASALAIPIGIMIGCFKTWEAAIEPFVDFVRYMPVVAFVPLTILWAGTSDIQKFVIIFIGTFFQQVLMVMDSVKRVPTDFVGLGRTLGMSETKILRRIVLPSALPGIWDTLRISLGWAWTWLVLAELVAATSGLGYRIVVSQRYFQTQTIIGYILLLGLFGLITDQSMKALERVFFRYASRH; encoded by the coding sequence ATGTCTAGCTCAGAATTGTCGTCGACACCGAAGGAAAGGCCCCGCGCGCAATCGCGCGCGGGCGTCGGTAGACCACCCAGTGCCTTTCGGATCGGGGATCCGATCAGTGGTCAGTCGTTTTTCCTGATTGCGGTTGCTGTTTTTGCCCTGCTCTTCGCCGTGTGGTGGGTTGCTACCGTCACCGGTTGGGTGAAACCGATTTTCCTGCCCTCGCCTGGAGCGGTGTGGGTAAAGATGGTAGAACTGGCGATGGATGGCACGCTGTGGACCGATGCGGGGATCAGCATCTATCGCATGCTCGTCGGTTTTCTTATTGCATCGGCCCTGGCGATCCCGATCGGGATCATGATCGGCTGTTTCAAGACCTGGGAAGCGGCCATCGAGCCCTTCGTGGACTTCGTCCGCTATATGCCTGTCGTCGCCTTTGTTCCGCTGACCATTCTGTGGGCCGGAACAAGCGATATCCAAAAGTTCGTCATCATCTTTATCGGAACCTTCTTCCAGCAGGTGCTGATGGTCATGGACAGCGTCAAGCGTGTGCCAACCGACTTCGTCGGACTAGGCCGCACGCTCGGCATGTCGGAGACCAAGATCCTGCGCCGCATCGTCCTGCCGTCCGCCCTCCCCGGCATCTGGGACACGCTGCGCATCAGCCTTGGTTGGGCCTGGACCTGGCTTGTGCTGGCAGAACTTGTCGCGGCGACATCCGGCCTCGGCTATCGCATCGTCGTCTCTCAGCGATATTTCCAGACGCAGACGATCATTGGTTACATCTTGCTCCTTGGCTTGTTCGGTCTGATCACAGACCAGAGCATGAAGGCCCTCGAGCGTGTCTTCTTCCGTTACGCTTCGAGGCATTGA
- a CDS encoding ABC transporter substrate-binding protein: protein MNYKSISKQFSRAAIALGIVGVLATGQAGAQDQIPSKPEPGTFKIGIEPWLGYGQWHVAASKDLFKKAGLEDVELVNFSEDKDINAALASGQLDAANIATHTAMGMVAAGLPVKIVSLLDFSLKADAILAGSDIKSVADLKGKNIAFEEGTTSDILLNYALASNGMTINDIVRVPMPAADAGTALIAGRVPVAVTYEPYISTALAQDKNIKLLFEAGKDPGLVSDVLVVREEVLKQKPGQVLAMIKAWDAALADYKANTEEDRAIISKAVGASPDDLKTAFDGVQYYTSAEAAKAFAGDFKTKTFADVLKAAKTAGLVTQDVSADSMIDTSFVDAANK, encoded by the coding sequence ATGAACTACAAATCCATCAGCAAGCAGTTTTCCCGCGCAGCGATCGCGCTCGGGATTGTTGGCGTCCTCGCTACCGGGCAGGCCGGCGCTCAGGATCAAATCCCATCGAAACCGGAGCCGGGCACCTTCAAGATCGGCATCGAGCCATGGCTCGGTTACGGTCAGTGGCACGTCGCCGCCAGCAAAGACCTGTTCAAGAAAGCCGGCCTTGAGGATGTCGAGCTTGTCAACTTCAGCGAAGACAAAGACATCAACGCAGCACTTGCCAGCGGTCAGCTCGACGCTGCCAATATCGCCACGCACACGGCCATGGGCATGGTCGCCGCCGGCCTGCCGGTGAAGATCGTCTCACTTCTCGATTTCAGCCTGAAGGCGGACGCAATCCTTGCCGGAAGCGACATCAAGAGCGTCGCTGACCTCAAGGGTAAGAACATCGCCTTCGAGGAAGGCACGACAAGCGACATCCTGCTGAACTACGCGCTTGCAAGCAACGGCATGACGATCAACGATATCGTCCGTGTGCCAATGCCCGCAGCTGATGCCGGAACGGCATTGATTGCAGGCCGTGTTCCCGTCGCTGTCACCTACGAGCCTTACATTTCAACGGCGCTGGCCCAGGACAAGAATATCAAGCTGCTTTTTGAAGCCGGCAAGGATCCGGGCCTTGTCTCCGACGTCCTCGTCGTTCGCGAGGAGGTGCTGAAGCAGAAGCCTGGGCAGGTTCTGGCCATGATCAAGGCCTGGGATGCGGCTCTGGCCGACTACAAGGCCAATACCGAGGAGGACCGCGCCATCATCTCGAAGGCCGTGGGCGCCTCCCCGGATGATCTGAAAACGGCCTTCGACGGTGTCCAATACTATACCTCTGCTGAAGCAGCCAAGGCCTTTGCCGGTGACTTCAAGACCAAGACCTTCGCCGACGTTCTGAAGGCGGCCAAAACAGCCGGCCTCGTGACCCAGGACGTTTCCGCCGACAGCATGATCGACACATCGTTTGTCGATGCAGCGAACAAGTGA
- a CDS encoding alpha-hydroxy acid oxidase, protein MTIVNIDDLRLAARRRLPKLFFDYIDGGSFAEETYRRNKDDFSLLRLRQHVLVDYAEPDLSTEYLGRRHSLPFMLGPVGLLGRAHAYALATAGQARVDRAIETLRRVFSIILALMGVSSIADLKERGSHLIFKQ, encoded by the coding sequence GTGACGATCGTCAATATCGATGACCTCCGGCTGGCCGCTCGCCGGCGATTGCCTAAGCTCTTCTTCGATTACATCGACGGTGGCTCCTTTGCGGAGGAAACCTATCGTCGAAACAAGGACGATTTCTCGCTTTTGCGGCTGCGTCAGCACGTTCTCGTCGACTATGCCGAGCCTGATCTGTCGACCGAATACCTCGGACGGCGACATTCTCTTCCCTTTATGCTGGGACCGGTCGGTCTCCTGGGTCGAGCCCATGCGTACGCTCTTGCAACTGCAGGCCAGGCTCGCGTCGACCGTGCGATCGAGACATTGCGTCGCGTGTTCTCGATTATCTTGGCTTTGATGGGTGTGAGCTCGATCGCCGACCTAAAGGAACGTGGCTCGCACCTTATATTCAAGCAATGA
- a CDS encoding UTRA domain-containing protein — MSASSLDVSQGIVTIELFSSPTLTEVEHLISAIPATERHARLLHIRERDSCLVLNRKTWTGQAIATVNTFTYVGSRYSLGSRYLPPKK, encoded by the coding sequence ATATCCGCCTCATCACTAGACGTCTCGCAAGGTATTGTTACCATTGAACTCTTTTCGAGTCCGACTCTAACCGAAGTCGAGCATCTCATCAGCGCCATCCCGGCGACTGAGAGACATGCACGCCTCCTGCACATTCGTGAGCGCGACAGCTGCCTGGTCCTCAACCGAAAAACGTGGACGGGGCAGGCGATCGCAACGGTCAATACCTTCACCTATGTCGGCAGCCGCTACTCGCTCGGCAGCAGATACTTGCCGCCCAAAAAATGA
- a CDS encoding IS5 family transposase, with amino-acid sequence MAWTETTRRQYARRAARYASDMTDREWRIVEPLLPAPRRLGRPRTTVLREVMNALLYIASTGCQWRMLPKDFPPCSTVQRYFYAWRGIGLWARINHHLVMAARELEGKEASPTAGVIDSQSVKTTESGGIRGYDAGKKIKGRKRHIVVDTLGLLVGLMVHSADIQDRDGAPDLLKSICHRWPWLLHVFADGGYAGDKLKRKLKKVGRFTVEIIKRSDKTKGFEVLPRRWVVERTFAWLGRCRRLAKDVEKSIASAEAWIMIAHIRLITRRLARYCYH; translated from the coding sequence ATGGCCTGGACCGAAACCACCCGTCGGCAATATGCCCGGCGAGCAGCACGCTATGCAAGCGATATGACGGATAGAGAATGGCGAATTGTCGAGCCGCTCCTACCTGCGCCCCGTCGACTTGGGCGACCGCGAACAACGGTGCTGCGTGAGGTCATGAATGCGCTTTTGTATATCGCCTCGACCGGCTGCCAATGGCGGATGCTGCCAAAGGACTTTCCGCCGTGCTCGACGGTTCAGCGATACTTCTATGCGTGGCGGGGTATTGGGCTTTGGGCCCGCATCAACCACCATCTAGTGATGGCGGCGCGCGAACTGGAAGGCAAAGAGGCCAGTCCTACGGCAGGCGTGATCGACAGCCAAAGCGTCAAAACCACCGAAAGCGGCGGCATTCGAGGTTACGACGCCGGCAAAAAGATCAAGGGCCGCAAGCGCCATATCGTCGTCGACACACTCGGCCTGCTGGTTGGCCTCATGGTTCACAGCGCCGATATCCAGGACCGCGATGGCGCTCCCGATTTACTGAAATCCATTTGTCACAGATGGCCATGGTTGCTGCATGTTTTCGCCGACGGTGGCTATGCGGGCGACAAATTGAAACGGAAGCTGAAGAAGGTCGGTCGCTTCACGGTCGAAATCATCAAGCGCAGCGACAAGACCAAAGGCTTCGAAGTGCTACCACGCCGTTGGGTCGTCGAGCGAACATTTGCATGGCTTGGAAGGTGCCGGAGATTGGCGAAGGACGTCGAAAAATCCATCGCTTCAGCCGAGGCATGGATCATGATCGCCCATATCCGCCTCATCACTAGACGTCTCGCAAGGTATTGTTACCATTGA
- a CDS encoding IS701 family transposase, giving the protein MSEQHDCSREPGDAVPHILRKWLSPFRFWFTAPSWEHLLVLVMGALLSPGKRTVTACLRITGRAEVSNFAAYHQLLNRARWNPRTLAARLLSIIVARLVPEGPVVIGMDDTIERRWGQRIAARGIYRDPVRSSHGHFVKASGLRWLSFMVLSPVPWAKCIKALPVLTILCPSERHDQKKGRKHKLLTDWARQGVLQLCRWLPGREIIFVGDSSFAVHTLAAALPDTATLITRLRLDASLFAPPDQRHEHTLGRPAQKGRPLPKLKTLLKDAKTEWQRIVASSWYGKQTDKTLDVTSGTGLWYRRGTPPRPIRWVLVRDPSGRREPQAFMSTNVNLEPAQIIAYFVRRWQIEVTFAETRAHLGVETQRQWNDKAIMRTTPSLLALYSLVTLWACDLLGHGVLPYAAAWYKKTEFTFSDAIGAVRMILWDQDIYRQHPPDPDIPETQPSRLKRMTQALCFAA; this is encoded by the coding sequence ATGAGCGAACAACATGATTGTAGCCGTGAGCCGGGAGACGCGGTCCCCCACATCCTTCGCAAATGGCTGTCGCCGTTTCGTTTCTGGTTTACCGCGCCAAGCTGGGAGCATCTGCTGGTCCTGGTGATGGGTGCGCTCCTTTCGCCTGGCAAGCGAACGGTGACGGCCTGCCTGCGCATCACCGGACGCGCGGAGGTAAGTAATTTTGCCGCCTATCATCAACTCCTCAACCGAGCCCGCTGGAACCCTCGCACGTTGGCGGCCCGTCTGCTGTCCATCATTGTTGCCCGGCTCGTGCCCGAGGGCCCTGTCGTGATTGGCATGGATGATACAATCGAACGGCGTTGGGGCCAACGCATCGCCGCGCGTGGAATTTATCGTGACCCGGTGCGCTCCAGCCATGGCCACTTTGTCAAAGCCAGCGGCTTGAGATGGTTGAGCTTCATGGTTCTTTCACCTGTCCCATGGGCAAAATGTATTAAAGCCCTGCCGGTGCTGACGATCCTGTGTCCCTCTGAGCGCCATGATCAGAAGAAGGGCCGAAAGCACAAGCTGCTGACTGATTGGGCAAGGCAAGGCGTCTTGCAGCTTTGCCGCTGGCTGCCGGGCCGCGAAATCATCTTTGTCGGCGATAGCAGCTTTGCCGTTCATACACTGGCTGCGGCTCTTCCCGACACGGCCACTCTCATCACGCGGTTGCGTCTGGATGCCAGTCTCTTTGCTCCACCAGATCAACGGCACGAACATACGCTCGGGCGACCGGCGCAAAAAGGCAGGCCATTGCCGAAACTGAAAACGCTCCTCAAAGACGCAAAGACCGAGTGGCAGCGCATCGTCGCATCGTCCTGGTACGGCAAGCAAACCGACAAAACCCTTGATGTCACATCAGGAACCGGCCTCTGGTATCGGCGTGGAACGCCCCCAAGACCAATTCGCTGGGTTCTCGTTCGCGATCCATCAGGCCGTCGTGAACCCCAGGCGTTCATGAGCACCAACGTCAACCTTGAGCCCGCTCAGATCATTGCCTATTTCGTTCGGCGCTGGCAGATCGAGGTCACCTTCGCCGAAACGCGAGCGCATCTTGGCGTGGAAACCCAACGGCAGTGGAACGACAAAGCCATCATGCGCACGACCCCGTCGCTGCTGGCGCTCTACAGCCTCGTCACACTCTGGGCATGCGATCTGCTCGGTCATGGCGTCCTTCCCTATGCCGCCGCCTGGTACAAGAAAACAGAGTTCACCTTCTCCGATGCCATCGGTGCGGTTCGCATGATCCTGTGGGATCAGGATATTTATCGACAGCACCCGCCAGACCCGGACATTCCTGAAACTCAACCAAGCCGCCTCAAGCGGATGACACAAGCACTTTGCTTCGCTGCATAA
- a CDS encoding GMC family oxidoreductase: protein MATKLNAVDVLIVGLGWTGGIIAKELASTKLKIVALERGGPRDTNPDFIDPQIHDELRYAARHDLMQNVRRETITFRNDESQTALPMRQLGSFLPGQGVGGAGVHWNGVTWRWLEWDHQARTRTIDEYGEKIIPSDMHLQDWPITYDDLEPYYDKFEKTCGTSGKAGNINGRKIDGGNIFEGSRKDEYPNPPMIAAQSMVMFEKAARNLGYHPFPNPASNASRDYVNPDGVAFGQCHYCGFCERFGCEANAKASPHFTVIPLALKNPNFELRTNSIVLKVTLDSTRKKAVGVTYLDARGREFEQPADLIILSAYALGNVNLLLHSGIGVPYDPKTGKGVVGRNYAYQCGGQATAFFDKRTILNRFMGAGALGTCMDDFNGDNYDFVKAGYIGGGGISCSNSGARPIQSHPTPRGTPRWGSDWKRAMVDNYDHAASIGNQGAVMAYRQNYLSLDPTYTDVFGRPLMRMTFNFQDNEIRQMNAQADICVTIAKEMGATKIDRNVPPIPYSIVPYQSTHNTGGAVFGADPSTSVLNKYLQVWDVPNLFVTGACVFPQNAGKNPTGPVGALAYWAVDAIKNQYLKNPGPLVHA, encoded by the coding sequence ATGGCCACCAAACTCAACGCGGTTGATGTCCTCATTGTCGGTCTTGGGTGGACAGGCGGCATCATTGCCAAGGAGCTTGCATCGACCAAGCTGAAAATCGTCGCCCTTGAGCGGGGAGGCCCGCGTGACACCAATCCAGACTTTATCGACCCACAGATCCATGACGAATTGCGCTACGCCGCCCGCCACGACCTCATGCAGAATGTGCGACGGGAAACCATCACATTCCGCAACGATGAATCGCAAACGGCGCTGCCGATGCGTCAACTCGGCTCGTTCCTGCCCGGCCAAGGCGTCGGCGGCGCCGGCGTACACTGGAACGGTGTGACCTGGCGCTGGCTCGAGTGGGATCATCAGGCGCGCACCCGGACAATCGACGAATACGGCGAAAAGATCATCCCTTCTGATATGCACCTGCAGGACTGGCCGATCACCTATGACGATCTGGAGCCCTATTACGACAAGTTCGAAAAGACATGCGGCACCTCCGGCAAGGCAGGTAACATTAACGGCCGGAAGATCGATGGTGGCAATATCTTCGAGGGATCGCGAAAGGACGAGTACCCGAACCCGCCGATGATTGCTGCGCAAAGCATGGTGATGTTCGAAAAGGCGGCCCGCAATCTGGGCTACCACCCTTTCCCCAACCCGGCGTCAAACGCCTCGCGGGATTATGTGAACCCCGATGGGGTGGCCTTCGGCCAGTGTCACTACTGCGGGTTCTGCGAACGCTTCGGCTGCGAGGCGAATGCCAAGGCGAGCCCGCATTTCACGGTCATTCCACTGGCGTTGAAGAACCCGAATTTCGAGCTGCGCACCAACTCGATCGTGCTGAAGGTCACTCTCGATTCGACCCGCAAGAAGGCGGTCGGCGTCACATATCTCGATGCACGCGGGCGCGAATTCGAACAGCCTGCCGATCTCATTATCCTTTCGGCTTACGCGCTCGGCAACGTCAACCTGCTGCTGCATTCGGGGATTGGCGTGCCCTATGACCCTAAAACGGGAAAGGGCGTAGTTGGGCGCAACTATGCTTATCAATGCGGTGGCCAGGCTACTGCCTTCTTCGACAAGAGGACCATCCTGAATCGTTTCATGGGCGCAGGCGCGCTCGGCACCTGCATGGATGATTTCAACGGCGATAACTACGATTTCGTGAAGGCGGGCTATATCGGCGGCGGCGGTATCAGCTGCAGCAACTCGGGCGCTCGGCCTATCCAGTCGCATCCAACACCACGCGGCACGCCGCGTTGGGGCTCCGACTGGAAGAGGGCAATGGTCGACAATTATGACCACGCGGCCAGCATCGGCAATCAAGGCGCGGTGATGGCCTACCGGCAGAACTACCTGAGCCTTGATCCGACCTACACCGACGTTTTTGGACGTCCGCTGATGAGGATGACATTCAATTTCCAAGACAACGAAATAAGGCAGATGAACGCTCAGGCCGACATCTGCGTAACAATCGCCAAGGAGATGGGTGCGACCAAGATCGATCGAAACGTCCCTCCCATTCCTTATTCGATTGTGCCCTATCAAAGCACGCACAATACAGGCGGGGCAGTCTTCGGGGCTGACCCAAGCACGAGCGTACTGAACAAGTATCTTCAGGTGTGGGATGTTCCAAACTTATTCGTCACTGGCGCGTGCGTGTTTCCGCAGAACGCCGGGAAGAACCCGACTGGCCCGGTAGGCGCTCTTGCCTATTGGGCAGTGGACGCGATCAAGAATCAGTATCTGAAGAACCCGGGCCCTCTAGTTCACGCCTGA
- a CDS encoding c-type cytochrome, translating into MKSTMLGLTTAILTAIGSADAQETSSGNAEAGALVFRKCMACHKVGSDAKNGVGPVLNGVVGRVAGAFPDYSYSPANKNSGLTWDEATLTAYLRAPRKLVPGTKMTFAGLNKDQEIADVIAYLKQFNTQGEKSVP; encoded by the coding sequence ATGAAATCGACCATGCTTGGATTGACGACTGCAATTCTGACCGCAATCGGCTCCGCCGATGCACAAGAAACATCTTCCGGCAATGCCGAAGCCGGCGCCCTCGTCTTCAGGAAGTGCATGGCCTGCCATAAGGTCGGCTCCGACGCCAAGAACGGAGTAGGTCCAGTCTTGAATGGTGTCGTCGGCCGAGTGGCTGGTGCATTTCCGGATTACAGTTATTCCCCGGCCAACAAGAATTCTGGTCTTACCTGGGATGAAGCGACGCTGACGGCGTATCTGCGCGCACCGCGCAAACTGGTCCCCGGGACAAAGATGACATTTGCCGGTCTTAACAAGGACCAAGAGATCGCCGACGTAATTGCCTATCTGAAACAGTTCAATACTCAGGGCGAAAAGTCGGTGCCCTGA
- a CDS encoding DUF488 domain-containing protein has translation MSKKISERVKLKRAYETPVTDDGIRVLVDRLWPRGVKKTEAAIDHWMKELAPSTELRKWFGHDPARWDEFRKRYAAEIHENRDELDRLRGLIADGTVTLVYSAHDETHNDAVVLREILLSDLPPN, from the coding sequence ATGAGTAAAAAAATCTCCGAGCGAGTGAAATTGAAACGGGCATATGAAACCCCCGTGACTGACGACGGCATCCGCGTTTTGGTTGACCGGCTTTGGCCGCGCGGGGTCAAGAAAACAGAAGCAGCGATCGATCATTGGATGAAGGAACTCGCGCCAAGCACCGAGCTTCGGAAATGGTTTGGACATGATCCGGCCCGCTGGGACGAATTCCGCAAGCGGTACGCGGCGGAAATCCATGAAAATCGCGATGAACTCGACCGATTGCGCGGCCTGATAGCGGACGGCACGGTCACGCTCGTCTACTCAGCCCATGACGAGACGCACAACGATGCTGTCGTCCTCAGAGAGATATTGTTGTCCGATTTGCCGCCCAACTAA
- a CDS encoding FAD-dependent oxidoreductase has protein sequence MAEVHTKLNGPDLVEGIALADLPDGGKLLGHCGDEQVLLVRCGDAIFAIGATCTHYGGPLVDGLVVEDTIRCPWHHACFDLRTGEALHAPAFSPLACWGVEQRDGRIVVKEKRKRAVPKRRDGRSREVPARIVIVGGGAAGFAAVETLRREHYQGSIVMLSNDDAPPVDRPNLSKDYLAGKAPEDWILLRGESFYAKNDIDLRLNANVASIDMGSSEVVLAGGVRIPYDRLLLATGAEPVRLTIPGADQPHVYTLRSFADCKAIIERAVTARRAVVLGASFIGLEVAAALRTRNIEVHVVAPDKRPMERVLGPQMGDFIRTLHEENGVVFHLENTVSSIDGTKMKLSSNDILTADFVVAGVGVRPRTELAEKAGLRVDNGVVVNAFLETSARGIFAAGDIARWPDPHSGENIRVEHWVVAERQGRTAALNMLGHREEFIAVPFFWSQHYDVPINYVGHAAQWDEIAVDGDLIAKDCLLRFKRAGRTLAVASIFRDLESLEAEAEIEQQMAS, from the coding sequence ATGGCTGAAGTCCATACAAAACTAAACGGGCCGGATCTTGTCGAGGGCATCGCGCTTGCCGATCTTCCCGATGGAGGAAAGCTTCTTGGCCATTGCGGCGACGAGCAGGTGTTGTTGGTACGCTGCGGAGACGCGATCTTCGCGATCGGGGCAACATGCACCCATTACGGCGGGCCGCTCGTCGACGGACTTGTAGTTGAGGATACCATCCGGTGTCCATGGCATCACGCCTGCTTCGATTTGCGTACGGGCGAGGCCCTGCATGCGCCCGCCTTTAGTCCACTCGCTTGCTGGGGTGTAGAACAGCGCGATGGTCGGATAGTTGTGAAAGAAAAGCGCAAGCGGGCGGTACCGAAGCGGCGCGATGGACGCTCCCGCGAGGTTCCGGCTAGGATCGTCATAGTGGGAGGCGGCGCTGCAGGGTTCGCAGCAGTCGAGACATTGCGGCGCGAACATTATCAAGGCAGCATCGTCATGCTTAGCAATGACGACGCGCCTCCCGTTGATCGGCCCAATCTTTCTAAAGACTACCTCGCCGGTAAAGCACCGGAGGATTGGATCCTACTCCGCGGCGAAAGCTTTTACGCAAAGAACGATATTGATCTCCGTCTCAATGCGAACGTGGCCAGCATCGATATGGGTTCTAGCGAGGTTGTTCTCGCGGGCGGGGTCCGGATTCCGTATGACAGGCTGTTGCTTGCGACCGGAGCTGAACCGGTCCGCCTTACCATTCCCGGTGCCGACCAGCCACACGTTTACACGCTGCGCTCGTTCGCAGATTGCAAGGCTATCATTGAGCGGGCCGTGACAGCACGGCGCGCCGTCGTGCTCGGCGCCAGTTTCATCGGTCTGGAGGTTGCCGCGGCCCTGCGCACGCGCAATATCGAAGTTCATGTCGTGGCGCCCGATAAACGACCCATGGAGCGGGTCCTGGGCCCGCAAATGGGCGACTTCATCCGCACCCTCCATGAGGAGAATGGTGTCGTATTCCATCTCGAGAATACCGTCAGCAGCATCGACGGCACGAAGATGAAGCTCAGCAGTAACGATATCTTGACTGCGGATTTCGTCGTCGCCGGCGTTGGCGTGCGACCGCGGACTGAGCTCGCGGAAAAAGCGGGCCTGCGTGTTGACAACGGTGTAGTCGTGAACGCGTTTCTCGAGACGAGTGCACGAGGGATCTTCGCGGCTGGCGATATTGCGCGGTGGCCCGATCCCCACAGTGGCGAGAACATTCGGGTCGAGCATTGGGTGGTCGCAGAGAGGCAGGGGAGGACCGCGGCCCTCAATATGCTTGGCCATCGCGAGGAATTCATCGCTGTGCCGTTCTTTTGGAGCCAGCATTACGATGTTCCCATCAACTATGTCGGCCATGCCGCGCAATGGGACGAGATCGCGGTCGATGGAGACCTCATCGCTAAGGATTGCCTGCTGCGCTTCAAGCGCGCGGGGCGTACGCTGGCTGTCGCTTCGATCTTCCGCGACCTTGAGAGCCTGGAGGCCGAGGCGGAAATAGAGCAACAGATGGCGAGTTAG
- a CDS encoding universal stress protein has product MSYKSILLNLNIDGMVAPVIELGVDLSRRFDARLIGLSAADVPPPVVMDAGVGFESESVIRQLKNIERRLEDRRAEFKDLTGTTVETEWRGAVGSPTGLLIDSACMADLIVTAPPEVVSSGDVHRSADLGNLILQAGRPVFVASTNQQSSRFNKVLVGWKDTREARRAIVDAMPFLQLAQEVHVITIDDDATNETWTSLNDIVAFLSLHDVKAKADVFSEKSDGRSIADVADAMNADLTISGAYGHSRFREWIFGGATRSLLENDRLNRVMSN; this is encoded by the coding sequence ATGTCCTACAAGTCAATCTTACTCAATCTCAACATCGACGGTATGGTCGCGCCTGTCATCGAGCTCGGTGTCGATCTGTCTCGGCGGTTCGATGCGCGCCTTATCGGCCTTTCGGCTGCCGATGTTCCGCCGCCCGTCGTGATGGACGCAGGAGTGGGCTTTGAAAGTGAGAGCGTGATACGTCAGTTGAAGAACATCGAGCGACGCCTAGAGGACCGTCGCGCGGAATTCAAGGATCTTACTGGCACAACGGTTGAGACGGAATGGCGTGGCGCGGTAGGCAGTCCGACCGGTTTGCTGATCGACTCGGCGTGTATGGCCGATCTCATCGTCACGGCGCCGCCAGAGGTGGTCTCTTCTGGCGACGTTCATCGTTCCGCTGATCTAGGTAACCTAATCCTTCAGGCAGGGCGACCTGTATTCGTCGCTTCGACCAATCAGCAGAGTTCCCGATTCAATAAGGTTCTTGTCGGGTGGAAGGACACGCGTGAAGCCAGGCGCGCAATTGTCGACGCCATGCCGTTTCTGCAACTGGCTCAAGAGGTTCATGTGATCACGATCGACGATGACGCGACGAATGAAACCTGGACAAGCTTGAACGATATTGTCGCCTTTCTTTCCCTTCATGACGTAAAGGCGAAGGCGGACGTGTTTTCCGAAAAATCCGACGGTCGAAGCATCGCCGATGTGGCCGATGCGATGAATGCGGACTTGACCATATCCGGCGCCTACGGCCACAGCAGATTCAGGGAGTGGATCTTCGGCGGCGCAACCCGCTCGCTGCTTGAGAATGATCGATTGAACCGGGTCATGTCGAATTGA
- a CDS encoding uracil-DNA glycosylase family protein encodes MGSPEATASSERSQLDTLLSSIRACRACAREFSHEPRPVIQVTSETRLLICGQAPGRRAHESGLPFDDPSGDRLREWLGLDRDTFYADSRIGVVPMAFCVPGTNPKGGDYPPPPRCSAFWRRSLLACLPRVELTLMVGSCAQQWALQHTSGRSMTATVAAWRDYGPAVIPLPHPSWRSTVWLRRNPWFENELVPHLHTRVAAMLGNAATPL; translated from the coding sequence TTGGGGAGCCCCGAAGCAACCGCTAGTTCTGAACGGTCGCAACTTGACACGTTGCTTTCGAGCATTCGTGCCTGTCGCGCATGTGCTAGGGAATTCAGCCATGAACCCCGCCCCGTGATCCAAGTAACCTCTGAGACCCGTCTCTTGATCTGTGGCCAGGCCCCAGGCCGACGCGCGCATGAGAGTGGACTGCCATTCGATGATCCCTCAGGCGATCGTCTGCGCGAGTGGCTTGGGCTAGATCGCGACACCTTCTATGCAGACTCGCGAATTGGCGTGGTCCCTATGGCGTTCTGCGTTCCAGGCACCAATCCTAAAGGCGGCGACTATCCGCCACCGCCCCGCTGCTCCGCTTTCTGGCGACGGTCTCTCCTGGCGTGCCTTCCGAGGGTGGAACTGACGCTTATGGTCGGCAGTTGCGCTCAACAGTGGGCTTTGCAGCATACTTCAGGGCGGTCGATGACCGCGACCGTCGCCGCATGGCGCGACTATGGTCCCGCAGTGATCCCGCTGCCTCATCCCTCGTGGCGCAGTACAGTCTGGCTGCGTCGCAACCCATGGTTTGAGAACGAGTTGGTGCCTCATCTGCACACCCGGGTTGCTGCCATGCTAGGCAACGCGGCTACACCTCTTTAA